The following proteins come from a genomic window of Pieris napi chromosome 15, ilPieNapi1.2, whole genome shotgun sequence:
- the LOC125056882 gene encoding uncharacterized protein LOC125056882 isoform X4, whose amino-acid sequence MIMDPIIDSDWLMNKSEPIDDSQSGNIARSWVWRERGINPPNSPSNKTVLENVAEDILVQKPLKIRCCDLPGYPRSTFLMVFSPDGTKVASTHGNHNVYVSELASGKHVRILKGHPRTPWCIAFHPSHPELIGSGCLGGQVRVWDIASGGSEVWSVQKETVIASIAFHPREQLLVIATSNELYFWDWSQPAPFTKVSTDDINEKVRYVAFDSLGYKLITGISLYNTPPCAPTVSERNAHSSPPVNYRRQEPDDSPNNRSDPTGPTGDVIVNSYQNLVQRYDSLVRNYQRLFLVRHRLTATTPPPSTTDRGTDPMETDSATDNNGPIRPTRRTPFFPEEATENAPIRPTRRTIFSEEDVLPSTSRTNENTDNADTDPLSHSRLLNLDALTLERNSMRTRSSSTTRPESSVFGSRPSAFQPLNEGNRPSLWQAARHLPNPFTPPRRTLTTTVFNQENSGSSRTNVFPTYRSVTPPPPPTPPPPPAPVDPLTSFNDTISDSVDAIFPSDNSVQIDYLTPSSPDVNSPIQVVYDAFPPETSSNPTTSSTNTTTQSPVNTPVDAQTINESLDLIRDILRDSGTRLLNLITNMSLSNLSRERRRERSRAHSDGDGSSDGTSRSRNTRTRPRLFSSGLPMSLFLSSSSESDSDNPPEVNIFRTRNASFREDAARNSNRPNASGSTRPEHPTDRLVFELNDELVLEENFELGGFNVSPNPRTFHVRSQNPQSAEESTNTTTTTTTTNAEPRENRARSSSFDPNMPSTSRDNFWSGGNTLTSQEAFRKVRGGVNALQKHVQQLTNFWVRGQRISMRDLRNMWENLRRRILMLHRETGRQDVPSYYSRSLLERCMMLSDMSENVSRSSSRTRGHQRTEDRNAETSREQAPAETGDNEPSSSPGTSNTSRQNRNPQTRSSSGGRFSPFARRRLQPNHRWRHEDEIRRRARNPTSNRLSPRLSRPRRELARAIEISATRHEIRMRAMQVLSVMFNMMMMCLEEPGLSQLIINMLRTLKKALALTCLMLMSNRNGGRGSGSTNQSPQRSDNRNSNNSGNTGSNTDGNTNDANTSESVQNSISSEAEEDRARESTSNNAENSISLTMVSSPSTSTAQNESLSLPSTSAAQKWSNRLAVQIATANRNTSVTARCRRELYLESRRLKALHRTNPTKHPLIRKRVPPLASHRIPMLRALPRKIVKTPTPRDPSPPVAPVVFPLRGPPLGEISNQEPSRLPPEVMNEFEHRINLIRIAHMQAVRLRNAARNRYRRLQTIRLYTPSSVREMFTLQDGNDQNQQGARSSTSENRSNLLNRERLVARVPINIHSEDMRQLHAGEALLQVNDAVNVEGQGNPQARLPRIHEYLQPIILAQNAVVVEDEDENNGEGNGFAGFGVRRVGMGGMAGLLDASVISDNFPSPSHRIQAWDFTSGDAPDIADGDKNIVVQRCRIHNDASIDISKDGRLLVALLPVPRLRNTSHWLGVYSLEWPRLGHCLHTAVLEQSAVSVALSPTGRHLAVGLGSRRFTSVHHARSSVFALLFRLDPLDGTSRTGLSPIKELEQTWEHGFTSLNCLRWAPQPGQGLVYANNTGQLIIMS is encoded by the exons AT GATAATGGATCCTATTATTGATAGTGACTGGCTTATGAACAAATCAGAACCTATTGATGACAGTCAATCTGGCAATATTGCACGCAGTTGGGTATGGAGAGAAAGAGGTATTAATCCCCCTAACTCACCAAGCAATAAAACTGTGTTAGAAAATGTTGCTGAAGATATTCTTGTTCAAAAACCACTTAAAATAAga TGCTGTGATCTACCAGGATATCCACGTTCAACATTCCTCATGGTCTTTAGTCCTGATGG TACCAAAGTTGCATCAACGCATGGAAATCATAATGTGTATGTGTCTGAGTTGGCGAGTGGTAAACATGTCAGAATATTAAAGGGTCACCCAAGAACACCATGGTGTATAGCATTTCATCCATCACATCCAGAACTAATTGGGTCTGGTTGTCTTGGAGGCCAAGTCAGAGTTTGGGATATTGCAagt ggTGGAAGTGAAGTATGGAGTGTACAAAAGGAAACTGTAATAGCGTCAATTGCGTTCCATCCGCGGGAGCAGTTACTAGTGATAGCCACTTCTAATGAACTTTACTTTTGGGATTGGAGTCAACCGGCACCCTTTACTAAAGTCTCAACTGATGATATCAATGAGAAAGTGAG ATATGTGGCATTTGATTCACTCGGATATAAGCTCATAACAGGAATATCACTGTATAATACTCCACCTTGTGCGCCTACTGTCTCTGAACGCAATGCCCATTCAAGTCCGCCAGTCAACTATCGCAGACAAGAACCCGATGATAGTCCTAACAATAGATCGGATCCAACGGGCCCAACGGGAGATGTCATAGTTAATTCTTACCAAAATTTAGTACAAAGATATGACAGTCTGGTGAGAAATTATCAGAGGTTGTTTTTGGTACGACATAGGCTTACAGCTACGACCCCACCGCCTAGCACg ACCGATCGCGGAACAGACCCAATGGAAACAGATTCTGCAACAGATAATAATGGACCAATTCGTCCAACGCGTAGGACGCCATTCTTTCCTGAAGAAG CAACAGAGAATGCACCAATTCGACCAACGCGAAGGACGATCTTTTCTGAAGAAG ATGTCCTGCCGAGCACATCTAGAACTAAtgaaaatacagataatgctgATACAGATCCACTTTCTCACAGTCGACTTTTGAATCTGGATGCATTGACGCTCGAAAGAAACTCTATgag gACAAGAAGTTCGAGCACCACTCGCCCAGAGTCCTCTGTATTTGGTTCTCGCCCTTCAGCGTTTCAACCTCTCAACGAAGGCAATAGGCCATCTCTTTGGCAAGCGGCCAGGCATTTACCAAATCCCTTTACACCGCCGAGACGTACTTTGACGACTACCGTTTTTAACCAAGAGAATTCGGGATCTTCTCGAACAAATGTATTTCCCACTTACAGATCGGTGACTCCTCCTCCCCCTCCCACTCCTCCACCTCCTCCGGCCCCTGTCGATCCCCTAACGAGTTTCAATGACACCATTTCTGATTCTGTAGACGCGATTTTCCCTTCAGACAATTCAGTACAAATCGATTACCTAACTCCCTCGTCTCCAGACGTAAATAGTCCCATTCAGGTAGTGTACGATGCTTTCCCACCCGAAACCTCGAGCAATCCTACCACGTCTAGTACAAATACAACCACACAATCTCCCGTCAATACCCCAGTCGATGCACAAACTATCAACGAGAGTCTCGATCTGATACGTGACATTCTCAGAGATTCTGGGACGAGATTGTTAAATTTGATCACTAATATGTCGTTATCGAACTTGTCGAGAGAAAGACGACGGGAACGTTCTAGAGCGCATTCTGATGGAGACGGATCGAGCGATGGAACTTCCAGATCTCGAAATACCAGAACTCGGCCCAGGTTGTTTAGTTCAGGCTTACCCATGTCACTCTTTTTATCATCTAGTTCAGAATCAGACAGTGATAACCCTCCCGAAGTTAACATATTCAGAACCAGAAATGCATCATTCAGGGAAGACGCCGCCAGAAATAGTAATCGTCCAAATGCAAGTGGATCTACTAGACCGGAACATCCTACGGACAGATTAGTTTTCGAATTGAACGATGAATTGGTGTTGGAAGAAAACTTCGAGTTGGGTGGTTTTAACGTGTCTCCCAATCCTAGAACATTTCATGTTAGGTCACAAAATCCGCAATCCGCAGAGGAAAGCACAAACACTACCACAACAACTACTACAACAAACGCAGAACCTAGAGAGAATCGGGCACGGAGTAGTAGCTTCGACCCTAATATGCCCTCTACCAGTAGAGACAACTTTTGGTCCGGAGGAAACACGTTGACCTCCCAAGAAGCATTTCGAAAAGTTCGAGGCGGCGTTAATGCCTTGCAAAAACATGTTCAACAGCTAACGAATTTCTGGGTCCGCGGACAAAGGATAAGTATGAGGGACTTGCGTAATATGTGGGAAAATTTAAGGAGGCGAATTCTAATGCTTCATAGGGAAACGGGAAGACAGGATGTTCCCAGTTATTATTCAAGATCACTTTTAGAAAGATGCATGATGTTGTCTGACATGTCGGAGAATGTTAGTCGCAGCTCGAGCAGAACTAGAGGCCACCAAAGGACAGAAGACAGAAACGCTGAAACGAGTAGAGAGCAAGCACCTGCAGAAACGGGTGATAATGAACCAAGTTCAAGTCCTGGAACTTCAAATACAAGTAGACAGAATAGAAATCCACAAACGAGATCCTCCTCAGGGGGTCGATTTTCTCCATTCGCTAGACGCCGCCTACAACCTAACCATAGGTGGAGGCATGAAGACGAAATACGCAGAAGAGCCCGAAATCCCACATCCAACCGCTTATCACCAAGGCTCTCCAGGCCTCGGCGAGAACTCGCCCGGGCTATTGAAATAAGTGCTACGAGGCATGAGATTCGGATGCGTGCAATGCAAGTTTTGTCTGTTATGTTCAATATGATGATGATGTGCTTGGAAGAGCCAGGTTTAAGCCAACTTATCATAAATATGTTACGAACGTTAAAAAAGGCGTTAGCTTTAACCTGTCTAATGCTAATGAGTAATAGAAACGGTGGACGTGGAAGTGGAAGCACGAACCAATCTCCACAACGGTCCGATAATCGCAATTCTAATAACTCTGGAAATACTGGAAGTAACACTGACGGTAATACCAATGACGCGAACACATCGGAATCAGTGCAAAATTCAATATCAAGTGAGGCAGAGGAAGATCGCGCTCGCGAAAGTACATCTAATAATGCAGAAAATTCTATCTCTCTAACAATGGTTTCTAGTCCTAGTACCAGTACCGCGCAAAATGAATCCTTATCATTACCAAGTACATCCGCCGCTCAAAAGTGGAGTAATCGTCTAGCTGTCCAAATAGCAACAGCTAATAGAAACACATCTGTAACTGCCAGATGTAGAAGAGAGTTATATTTGGAAAGTAGACGGCTTAAAGCTTTACATCGTACTAATCCTACAAAACATCCTCTTATAAGGAAGCGTGTGCCTCCTTTGGCCTCTCACCGGATTCCTATGTTGCGGGCGTTACCTCGAAAGATTGTCAAAACACCTACCCCAAGAGATCCTTCGCCACCAGTCGCACCTGTAGTTTTCCCCCTACGTGGACCACCGCTTGGTGAAATTTCAAATCAAGAGCCGTCTAGACTCCCACCAGAAGTTATGAACGAATTCGAGCACAGGATTAATTTAATACGCATAGCTCACATGCAAGCGGTTAGATTGAGAAATGCTGCTAGAAATAGATATAGACGCCTGCAAACGATACGTCTGTATACTCCGTCGTCTGTGCGGGAAATGTTTACTCTTCAAGATGGAAATGATCAAAATCAGCAAGGGGCCCGTTCAAGTACTTCCGAAAATCGGTCGAACTTACTGAACAGAGAACGTCTTGTCGCCCGAGTTCCTATTAATATACATTCTGAAGATATGAGACAACTCCACGCCGGTGAGGCGCTGCTGCAAGTGAATGACGCGGTCAACGTCGAAGGACAAGGGAATCCACAAGCACGATTGCCTAGGATTCACGAATATCTACAACCAATAATTCTGGCACAG AATGCAGTGGTAGTTGAAGATGAAGACGAGAATAATGGGGAAGGGAATGGCTTTGCTGGTTTCGGAGTTCGACGAGTGGGCATGGGAGGGATGGCTGGTCTATTGGACGCTAGTGTTATATCAGACAACTTTCCCTCCCCGTCCCATAGAATACAGGCATGGGATTTCACTAGTGGAGACGCGCCGGACATAGCAGATG gtgACAAAAATATAGTGGTTCAAAGATGCAGAATTCATAACGATGCCAGTATTGATATATCCAAAGATGGCAGATTGCTAGTGGCTCTCTTACCTGTACCACGATTACGAAACACAAGCCATTGGCTAG GGGTGTATTCGCTGGAATGGCCCCGCCTGGGTCACTGCCTTCACACAGCGGTGCTGGAGCAAAGTGCAGTGTCGGTAGCCCTCTCCCCAACTGGGCGACACTTGGCCGTGGGGCTTGGGTCTCGTCGCTTCACATCGGTACATCACGCGAGAAGCAGCGTTTTTGCGTTGCTCTTCAGACTTGACCCTCTCG acGGCACAAGCCGCACCGGGCTGTCGCCTATAAAAGAGTTGGAGCAAACCTGGGAACACGGTTTCACGAGCCTCAACTGTTTGCGTTGGGCGCCACAACCTGGCCAAGGTTTAGTCTACGCTAACAACACTGGccaacttattattatgagttAG
- the LOC125056882 gene encoding uncharacterized protein LOC125056882 isoform X2 produces MIMDPIIDSDWLMNKSEPIDDSQSGNIARSWVWRERGINPPNSPSNKTVLENVAEDILVQKPLKIRCCDLPGYPRSTFLMVFSPDGTKVASTHGNHNVYVSELASGKHVRILKGHPRTPWCIAFHPSHPELIGSGCLGGQVRVWDIASGGSEVWSVQKETVIASIAFHPREQLLVIATSNELYFWDWSQPAPFTKVSTDDINEKVRYVAFDSLGYKLITGISLYNTPPCAPTVSERNAHSSPPVNYRRQEPDDSPNNRSDPTGPTGDVIVNSYQNLVQRYDSLVRNYQRLFLVRHRLTATTPPPSTTDRGTDPMETDSATDNNGPIRPTRRTPFFPEEENAPIRPTRRTIFSEEDVLPSTSRTNENTDNADTDPLSHSRLLNLDALTLERNSMRTRSSSTTRPESSVFGSRPSAFQPLNEGNRPSLWQAARHLPNPFTPPRRTLTTTVFNQENSGSSRTNVFPTYRSVTPPPPPTPPPPPAPVDPLTSFNDTISDSVDAIFPSDNSVQIDYLTPSSPDVNSPIQVVYDAFPPETSSNPTTSSTNTTTQSPVNTPVDAQTINESLDLIRDILRDSGTRLLNLITNMSLSNLSRERRRERSRAHSDGDGSSDGTSRSRNTRTRPRLFSSGLPMSLFLSSSSESDSDNPPEVNIFRTRNASFREDAARNSNRPNASGSTRPEHPTDRLVFELNDELVLEENFELGGFNVSPNPRTFHVRSQNPQSAEESTNTTTTTTTTNAEPRENRARSSSFDPNMPSTSRDNFWSGGNTLTSQEAFRKVRGGVNALQKHVQQLTNFWVRGQRISMRDLRNMWENLRRRILMLHRETGRQDVPSYYSRSLLERCMMLSDMSENVSRSSSRTRGHQRTEDRNAETSREQAPAETGDNEPSSSPGTSNTSRQNRNPQTRSSSGGRFSPFARRRLQPNHRWRHEDEIRRRARNPTSNRLSPRLSRPRRELARAIEISATRHEIRMRAMQVLSVMFNMMMMCLEEPGLSQLIINMLRTLKKALALTCLMLMSNRNGGRGSGSTNQSPQRSDNRNSNNSGNTGSNTDGNTNDANTSESVQNSISSEAEEDRARESTSNNAENSISLTMVSSPSTSTAQNESLSLPSTSAAQKWSNRLAVQIATANRNTSVTARCRRELYLESRRLKALHRTNPTKHPLIRKRVPPLASHRIPMLRALPRKIVKTPTPRDPSPPVAPVVFPLRGPPLGEISNQEPSRLPPEVMNEFEHRINLIRIAHMQAVRLRNAARNRYRRLQTIRLYTPSSVREMFTLQDGNDQNQQGARSSTSENRSNLLNRERLVARVPINIHSEDMRQLHAGEALLQVNDAVNVEGQGNPQARLPRIHEYLQPIILAQNAVVVEDEDENNGEGNGFAGFGVRRVGMGGMAGLLDASVISDNFPSPSHRIQAWDFTSGDAPDIADGDKNIVVQRCRIHNDASIDISKDGRLLVALLPVPRLRNTSHWLGKIGVYSLEWPRLGHCLHTAVLEQSAVSVALSPTGRHLAVGLGSRRFTSVHHARSSVFALLFRLDPLDGTSRTGLSPIKELEQTWEHGFTSLNCLRWAPQPGQGLVYANNTGQLIIMS; encoded by the exons AT GATAATGGATCCTATTATTGATAGTGACTGGCTTATGAACAAATCAGAACCTATTGATGACAGTCAATCTGGCAATATTGCACGCAGTTGGGTATGGAGAGAAAGAGGTATTAATCCCCCTAACTCACCAAGCAATAAAACTGTGTTAGAAAATGTTGCTGAAGATATTCTTGTTCAAAAACCACTTAAAATAAga TGCTGTGATCTACCAGGATATCCACGTTCAACATTCCTCATGGTCTTTAGTCCTGATGG TACCAAAGTTGCATCAACGCATGGAAATCATAATGTGTATGTGTCTGAGTTGGCGAGTGGTAAACATGTCAGAATATTAAAGGGTCACCCAAGAACACCATGGTGTATAGCATTTCATCCATCACATCCAGAACTAATTGGGTCTGGTTGTCTTGGAGGCCAAGTCAGAGTTTGGGATATTGCAagt ggTGGAAGTGAAGTATGGAGTGTACAAAAGGAAACTGTAATAGCGTCAATTGCGTTCCATCCGCGGGAGCAGTTACTAGTGATAGCCACTTCTAATGAACTTTACTTTTGGGATTGGAGTCAACCGGCACCCTTTACTAAAGTCTCAACTGATGATATCAATGAGAAAGTGAG ATATGTGGCATTTGATTCACTCGGATATAAGCTCATAACAGGAATATCACTGTATAATACTCCACCTTGTGCGCCTACTGTCTCTGAACGCAATGCCCATTCAAGTCCGCCAGTCAACTATCGCAGACAAGAACCCGATGATAGTCCTAACAATAGATCGGATCCAACGGGCCCAACGGGAGATGTCATAGTTAATTCTTACCAAAATTTAGTACAAAGATATGACAGTCTGGTGAGAAATTATCAGAGGTTGTTTTTGGTACGACATAGGCTTACAGCTACGACCCCACCGCCTAGCACg ACCGATCGCGGAACAGACCCAATGGAAACAGATTCTGCAACAGATAATAATGGACCAATTCGTCCAACGCGTAGGACGCCATTCTTTCCTGAAGAAG AGAATGCACCAATTCGACCAACGCGAAGGACGATCTTTTCTGAAGAAG ATGTCCTGCCGAGCACATCTAGAACTAAtgaaaatacagataatgctgATACAGATCCACTTTCTCACAGTCGACTTTTGAATCTGGATGCATTGACGCTCGAAAGAAACTCTATgag gACAAGAAGTTCGAGCACCACTCGCCCAGAGTCCTCTGTATTTGGTTCTCGCCCTTCAGCGTTTCAACCTCTCAACGAAGGCAATAGGCCATCTCTTTGGCAAGCGGCCAGGCATTTACCAAATCCCTTTACACCGCCGAGACGTACTTTGACGACTACCGTTTTTAACCAAGAGAATTCGGGATCTTCTCGAACAAATGTATTTCCCACTTACAGATCGGTGACTCCTCCTCCCCCTCCCACTCCTCCACCTCCTCCGGCCCCTGTCGATCCCCTAACGAGTTTCAATGACACCATTTCTGATTCTGTAGACGCGATTTTCCCTTCAGACAATTCAGTACAAATCGATTACCTAACTCCCTCGTCTCCAGACGTAAATAGTCCCATTCAGGTAGTGTACGATGCTTTCCCACCCGAAACCTCGAGCAATCCTACCACGTCTAGTACAAATACAACCACACAATCTCCCGTCAATACCCCAGTCGATGCACAAACTATCAACGAGAGTCTCGATCTGATACGTGACATTCTCAGAGATTCTGGGACGAGATTGTTAAATTTGATCACTAATATGTCGTTATCGAACTTGTCGAGAGAAAGACGACGGGAACGTTCTAGAGCGCATTCTGATGGAGACGGATCGAGCGATGGAACTTCCAGATCTCGAAATACCAGAACTCGGCCCAGGTTGTTTAGTTCAGGCTTACCCATGTCACTCTTTTTATCATCTAGTTCAGAATCAGACAGTGATAACCCTCCCGAAGTTAACATATTCAGAACCAGAAATGCATCATTCAGGGAAGACGCCGCCAGAAATAGTAATCGTCCAAATGCAAGTGGATCTACTAGACCGGAACATCCTACGGACAGATTAGTTTTCGAATTGAACGATGAATTGGTGTTGGAAGAAAACTTCGAGTTGGGTGGTTTTAACGTGTCTCCCAATCCTAGAACATTTCATGTTAGGTCACAAAATCCGCAATCCGCAGAGGAAAGCACAAACACTACCACAACAACTACTACAACAAACGCAGAACCTAGAGAGAATCGGGCACGGAGTAGTAGCTTCGACCCTAATATGCCCTCTACCAGTAGAGACAACTTTTGGTCCGGAGGAAACACGTTGACCTCCCAAGAAGCATTTCGAAAAGTTCGAGGCGGCGTTAATGCCTTGCAAAAACATGTTCAACAGCTAACGAATTTCTGGGTCCGCGGACAAAGGATAAGTATGAGGGACTTGCGTAATATGTGGGAAAATTTAAGGAGGCGAATTCTAATGCTTCATAGGGAAACGGGAAGACAGGATGTTCCCAGTTATTATTCAAGATCACTTTTAGAAAGATGCATGATGTTGTCTGACATGTCGGAGAATGTTAGTCGCAGCTCGAGCAGAACTAGAGGCCACCAAAGGACAGAAGACAGAAACGCTGAAACGAGTAGAGAGCAAGCACCTGCAGAAACGGGTGATAATGAACCAAGTTCAAGTCCTGGAACTTCAAATACAAGTAGACAGAATAGAAATCCACAAACGAGATCCTCCTCAGGGGGTCGATTTTCTCCATTCGCTAGACGCCGCCTACAACCTAACCATAGGTGGAGGCATGAAGACGAAATACGCAGAAGAGCCCGAAATCCCACATCCAACCGCTTATCACCAAGGCTCTCCAGGCCTCGGCGAGAACTCGCCCGGGCTATTGAAATAAGTGCTACGAGGCATGAGATTCGGATGCGTGCAATGCAAGTTTTGTCTGTTATGTTCAATATGATGATGATGTGCTTGGAAGAGCCAGGTTTAAGCCAACTTATCATAAATATGTTACGAACGTTAAAAAAGGCGTTAGCTTTAACCTGTCTAATGCTAATGAGTAATAGAAACGGTGGACGTGGAAGTGGAAGCACGAACCAATCTCCACAACGGTCCGATAATCGCAATTCTAATAACTCTGGAAATACTGGAAGTAACACTGACGGTAATACCAATGACGCGAACACATCGGAATCAGTGCAAAATTCAATATCAAGTGAGGCAGAGGAAGATCGCGCTCGCGAAAGTACATCTAATAATGCAGAAAATTCTATCTCTCTAACAATGGTTTCTAGTCCTAGTACCAGTACCGCGCAAAATGAATCCTTATCATTACCAAGTACATCCGCCGCTCAAAAGTGGAGTAATCGTCTAGCTGTCCAAATAGCAACAGCTAATAGAAACACATCTGTAACTGCCAGATGTAGAAGAGAGTTATATTTGGAAAGTAGACGGCTTAAAGCTTTACATCGTACTAATCCTACAAAACATCCTCTTATAAGGAAGCGTGTGCCTCCTTTGGCCTCTCACCGGATTCCTATGTTGCGGGCGTTACCTCGAAAGATTGTCAAAACACCTACCCCAAGAGATCCTTCGCCACCAGTCGCACCTGTAGTTTTCCCCCTACGTGGACCACCGCTTGGTGAAATTTCAAATCAAGAGCCGTCTAGACTCCCACCAGAAGTTATGAACGAATTCGAGCACAGGATTAATTTAATACGCATAGCTCACATGCAAGCGGTTAGATTGAGAAATGCTGCTAGAAATAGATATAGACGCCTGCAAACGATACGTCTGTATACTCCGTCGTCTGTGCGGGAAATGTTTACTCTTCAAGATGGAAATGATCAAAATCAGCAAGGGGCCCGTTCAAGTACTTCCGAAAATCGGTCGAACTTACTGAACAGAGAACGTCTTGTCGCCCGAGTTCCTATTAATATACATTCTGAAGATATGAGACAACTCCACGCCGGTGAGGCGCTGCTGCAAGTGAATGACGCGGTCAACGTCGAAGGACAAGGGAATCCACAAGCACGATTGCCTAGGATTCACGAATATCTACAACCAATAATTCTGGCACAG AATGCAGTGGTAGTTGAAGATGAAGACGAGAATAATGGGGAAGGGAATGGCTTTGCTGGTTTCGGAGTTCGACGAGTGGGCATGGGAGGGATGGCTGGTCTATTGGACGCTAGTGTTATATCAGACAACTTTCCCTCCCCGTCCCATAGAATACAGGCATGGGATTTCACTAGTGGAGACGCGCCGGACATAGCAGATG gtgACAAAAATATAGTGGTTCAAAGATGCAGAATTCATAACGATGCCAGTATTGATATATCCAAAGATGGCAGATTGCTAGTGGCTCTCTTACCTGTACCACGATTACGAAACACAAGCCATTGGCTAGGTAAGATAG GGGTGTATTCGCTGGAATGGCCCCGCCTGGGTCACTGCCTTCACACAGCGGTGCTGGAGCAAAGTGCAGTGTCGGTAGCCCTCTCCCCAACTGGGCGACACTTGGCCGTGGGGCTTGGGTCTCGTCGCTTCACATCGGTACATCACGCGAGAAGCAGCGTTTTTGCGTTGCTCTTCAGACTTGACCCTCTCG acGGCACAAGCCGCACCGGGCTGTCGCCTATAAAAGAGTTGGAGCAAACCTGGGAACACGGTTTCACGAGCCTCAACTGTTTGCGTTGGGCGCCACAACCTGGCCAAGGTTTAGTCTACGCTAACAACACTGGccaacttattattatgagttAG